In bacterium, a genomic segment contains:
- a CDS encoding anthranilate synthase component I family protein: MSNYKTAKFSFNSATLNQLLIEIALDFGICAIWESSAARNEALETSSSFKAARYTYCILETEKRILVDAECKLSEQEYQRYFEQLPDFSDLDFPCGSIGVIAYDLLAQFDRIRNFSSNKKTPLFEVITPAIALVIDKQNQEIRLLVQSDLDLGKLSAKLQASILHAESIIDRQEGRCNNLSPLTIDPKAPAFIEKVLKLKDYIAAGDAYQIVLSLILSTKFNSSRRPDTLQAYLRLRESNPSPFHFYMRMQQLELLGASPELMLRFTRQNSGQAGFQLEMRPVAGTIPRGNTSELDQLQALTLKEHLKERAEHVMLVDHVRNDIGRVAKFGSVKVTDLLSVESYQNVHHLVSGVSGELLQSKNLFDAILSCLPIATLTGTPKLRAMEIISELEEQPRGIWGGMFFRAQSASDLEAAVIIRAAEIYENEIQIRAGAGIVYDSVPEREYEECLWKAQAVVNAFGFKICK, from the coding sequence GTGAGCAATTACAAAACAGCAAAATTTAGTTTTAACTCTGCAACTCTCAATCAACTGCTAATCGAAATTGCTCTCGATTTTGGGATCTGTGCGATTTGGGAGAGTTCTGCTGCGCGAAACGAAGCGCTGGAGACTAGCTCATCATTCAAAGCCGCGCGTTACACATATTGCATTCTTGAAACTGAAAAACGTATTCTGGTTGATGCCGAGTGCAAGCTCTCAGAGCAAGAGTATCAGCGTTATTTTGAGCAATTACCTGACTTTTCAGATCTCGATTTCCCCTGTGGCTCAATTGGCGTGATTGCCTATGATTTACTTGCCCAGTTTGACCGCATTCGCAATTTTTCCAGTAATAAGAAAACGCCACTGTTCGAAGTTATAACGCCAGCTATTGCACTGGTAATCGACAAGCAAAATCAAGAGATTCGATTACTAGTACAGTCGGATTTAGATCTCGGCAAGCTTAGTGCTAAATTGCAGGCAAGCATTTTACATGCTGAGTCAATAATTGATCGGCAAGAAGGTAGGTGCAATAACTTAAGCCCTCTTACGATCGACCCAAAAGCGCCTGCATTTATTGAAAAAGTCCTCAAGCTTAAGGATTACATTGCTGCAGGAGATGCTTATCAAATAGTTTTAAGCTTAATCCTCAGTACAAAGTTTAACTCATCCAGACGACCAGATACACTCCAGGCCTATTTGCGATTACGTGAAAGCAATCCTTCACCGTTTCATTTTTACATGCGCATGCAGCAACTAGAATTACTTGGCGCATCGCCTGAGCTGATGCTGAGGTTTACGCGACAAAATTCTGGGCAGGCAGGGTTTCAACTGGAAATGCGCCCTGTCGCAGGAACAATTCCACGTGGCAACACAAGCGAGCTCGATCAACTGCAGGCACTAACTCTCAAAGAACACTTAAAAGAACGAGCAGAACATGTGATGTTAGTCGATCACGTCCGTAACGACATCGGCCGCGTTGCTAAATTTGGCAGTGTGAAAGTTACCGATCTCTTAAGCGTTGAAAGTTATCAGAATGTTCATCATCTTGTTTCAGGAGTGTCTGGTGAATTGCTGCAAAGTAAGAACTTATTCGATGCAATTTTGTCTTGCCTACCAATTGCGACCTTAACTGGCACACCTAAATTACGAGCGATGGAAATCATTTCTGAACTTGAAGAGCAACCGCGAGGAATTTGGGGTGGAATGTTCTTCCGTGCCCAGTCAGCAAGCGATCTTGAAGCAGCTGTAATTATTCGAGCGGCTGAAATTTATGAAAATGAAATTCAAATACGTGCAGGTGCAGGCATCGTCTATGACTCCGTGCCGGAACGTGAGTACGAGGAGTGTCTTTGGAAAGCACAAGCTGTGGTTAATGCATTTGGTTTTAAAATTTGCAAGTGA
- a CDS encoding pilus assembly protein — translation MVRKPYHVRYFNARGQGLAEYIIVTILVALIILAGIKLFGSSVGNKFKNASAELSTMKDADKTSTSAEREVRPGGGAEKIDVNTLDSGTAAGGGTDQAADPVAKLRPEGVGLSGQNFFPDTGLSWIGLVVIGVIAGLIAVAIVFRDQDGKDKKHKTTKRGKAAKKEAGQAMVEFVLISITFLFVLLGLIQLAMILNTQSLVRYAAFNAARSGIVHGGDLDKMREAARISLLAVFPKHGRADHRRGLMDNYLAARETDNDPSLTYANKAITEVKILNKQGLTTGQVVTFDDPIEQKKAILTIQVTHWYQLVIPLVNRMIFHLYNLFQSNSYQADNLDYYSAQTNKLRRSGSYQDIEYRIPLVSHYTMRLQSDYVHED, via the coding sequence GTGGTTCGTAAGCCGTACCACGTCAGGTATTTCAATGCACGAGGCCAGGGCCTTGCAGAATATATTATTGTCACGATTCTAGTGGCGTTGATTATTCTTGCCGGAATTAAACTTTTCGGCAGTAGCGTCGGCAATAAATTCAAAAATGCATCAGCAGAACTAAGCACGATGAAAGATGCTGATAAAACCTCTACCTCTGCAGAGCGTGAAGTTCGTCCCGGAGGCGGTGCTGAGAAAATTGATGTGAATACGCTTGATTCGGGCACAGCTGCAGGGGGTGGAACCGATCAAGCGGCAGACCCAGTAGCAAAACTTCGTCCTGAAGGAGTCGGACTTTCTGGACAGAATTTCTTTCCTGACACTGGTTTGTCCTGGATTGGATTAGTTGTGATTGGCGTAATTGCGGGCTTGATTGCGGTCGCCATTGTTTTTCGTGACCAGGATGGAAAAGACAAGAAGCATAAAACTACTAAGCGCGGTAAGGCTGCAAAAAAGGAAGCTGGACAGGCGATGGTTGAGTTTGTGCTGATCAGTATTACTTTTCTCTTTGTTTTATTAGGTCTAATTCAGTTAGCAATGATTTTGAATACACAATCATTAGTTCGCTACGCTGCTTTTAATGCAGCACGCTCAGGGATTGTGCATGGTGGTGACCTCGATAAAATGCGTGAAGCTGCGCGTATTTCCTTGCTTGCGGTTTTTCCTAAGCACGGTCGAGCCGATCATCGTCGTGGCTTAATGGACAATTATTTGGCTGCACGAGAAACTGATAATGATCCAAGTCTAACTTATGCAAACAAGGCAATCACTGAAGTTAAGATTTTAAATAAACAAGGCTTAACGACTGGCCAAGTTGTCACTTTCGATGATCCGATTGAACAGAAAAAGGCAATCCTCACTATTCAAGTAACGCACTGGTATCAACTGGTGATCCCACTCGTTAATCGGATGATTTTTCACCTTTATAACCTTTTTCAGAGTAATAGTTATCAAGCCGACAATTTAGATTATTATTCGGCACAGACTAATAAATTGCGTCGCAGCGGCAGTTACCAAGATATTGAGTATCGCATTCCCTTAGTTTCGCATTACACCATGCGACTTCAATCTGACTACGTGCATGAGGACTAA
- a CDS encoding DEAD/DEAH box helicase yields the protein MLEATILTDGSCFFWSRDLDCSQFNSISVNPEESSATIQSIKLWLPQHKTPGTGTLELYSELTVSTITGLVINPEELINSGLPTTLAGFKLAPSANFIFSLLELTIQTISEGHFLPEYKTGYSTQWKTDPEITTALLRQIDLNDLPLSLFAQSAEAVTHFSDSAISIFNGAFSSILDRIIRDLSHSRLENTTTTLHQYIDPKYRSKNYLPAGLGATVSGVIRDDIRVIFFLEAPAKNQKLWSLKPGIAHPNALPCYFGKNNRELVEILTAFFNNDWNEFDQYISQQILSAQQIFSPLSQMLVSTVPQAITLSEAEVIDFVTRALVELERNGFAIEIPKTLAQNALRPEIVVNIQAPEELNNLKLTGRSKDLFDFSWKIALGETEMSPQEFRELVKENERLLYVNDRWFLLPGSQFLNSEAQLQKRFQDPNTDLLELLKLSLGNEQLDPLLGGIRLSTRSWLEKLIDGNLQLSAVDEPGNFVGSLREYQKQGLGWLYSLYKLQIGACLADDMGLGKTIQFLALIAMTQKDRKGPVLLVVPMSILENWRREAAKFTPESKLYVHHGQQRLTGATLLKRINAIDIVLTTYAMAVREEDQLSKIGWSIIALDEAQNIKNISTKQTKAIRRIAETSKATNRLALTGTPLENRLEELWSIMDFLNPGYLGTKRQFSSRFVNPIEKSKDQKSTETLARLIKPFLLRRLKSDPRVIQDLPEKILIPVYTSLTTEQAALYQSILRQELSELQGKAGIERKGIILRTITRLKQVCDHPALLTGSQKTLRARSGKMELLLELLETILEENDSALIFTQYVSMGKLLKQTLEETFKIKVAFLHGELSRTERQKIVDNFQQSTEPQLLILSLKVGGIGLNLTKANQVIHFDQWWNPAVEDQATDRAFRIGQSKTVYVRKLISRGTLEESIADRLEEKRKLTASIVSTSSDFLTELSDDELVDLLQLSDSVEQFDSKEVLSDI from the coding sequence ATGCTTGAAGCAACAATTTTAACTGATGGGTCGTGCTTTTTCTGGTCCAGAGATCTCGACTGTTCGCAATTTAATAGCATCAGCGTCAACCCTGAGGAATCATCTGCTACGATACAAAGTATTAAATTATGGTTGCCTCAGCACAAAACTCCAGGCACAGGTACGCTAGAGCTTTACTCAGAGCTTACAGTCAGCACAATCACCGGCTTAGTGATTAACCCAGAAGAGTTAATCAATTCAGGACTGCCAACTACACTTGCTGGATTTAAACTTGCACCATCTGCAAACTTTATCTTTTCTCTACTCGAGCTTACGATTCAAACCATCAGTGAGGGACACTTTCTACCTGAATACAAAACAGGTTACTCGACACAGTGGAAGACTGACCCTGAAATCACTACGGCCTTATTGCGTCAAATTGATCTTAACGATCTACCGCTCAGTTTATTTGCTCAGTCCGCTGAAGCCGTTACCCACTTTAGTGATAGCGCAATCTCCATATTTAACGGTGCTTTTTCTTCAATCCTTGATCGCATCATTCGCGATCTTTCGCACTCGCGGCTGGAAAATACTACAACGACCTTGCATCAGTACATCGATCCGAAGTACCGCTCTAAAAATTACCTTCCAGCGGGTTTAGGCGCTACGGTCAGTGGAGTTATCCGTGACGACATTCGAGTGATCTTTTTCCTTGAAGCGCCTGCTAAAAATCAAAAACTCTGGAGCTTAAAACCAGGCATCGCGCACCCCAATGCGCTGCCGTGCTATTTCGGAAAGAATAATCGTGAACTTGTAGAAATTCTGACCGCATTTTTCAATAATGATTGGAATGAGTTCGATCAATATATCAGCCAACAAATCCTTAGCGCGCAACAAATCTTCAGTCCGCTCTCGCAAATGCTCGTAAGTACTGTGCCGCAAGCAATTACTCTTAGCGAAGCGGAGGTAATTGATTTTGTAACCCGTGCATTAGTCGAACTAGAACGCAATGGCTTTGCCATTGAAATCCCCAAAACCTTGGCACAAAACGCGCTACGTCCTGAGATTGTTGTAAATATCCAAGCGCCAGAAGAGCTAAATAACCTTAAGCTCACTGGGAGAAGCAAGGATTTATTTGATTTCTCTTGGAAAATTGCACTGGGTGAAACTGAAATGTCGCCACAAGAGTTTCGCGAACTAGTCAAAGAAAATGAACGTTTGCTCTATGTAAACGACCGCTGGTTTCTACTGCCTGGATCGCAATTTCTTAATTCAGAAGCACAGCTACAAAAACGCTTTCAAGATCCGAATACTGACTTACTAGAACTATTAAAGTTAAGTCTTGGCAATGAACAGCTCGACCCCTTACTGGGCGGTATCCGACTCTCTACCCGTTCCTGGCTAGAAAAGTTGATTGACGGCAATTTGCAGCTCAGCGCTGTTGATGAGCCCGGTAATTTCGTGGGAAGCCTGAGAGAATACCAGAAGCAAGGTCTGGGCTGGCTCTACTCTCTCTATAAGCTACAAATTGGTGCCTGTCTTGCTGATGACATGGGCTTAGGAAAGACTATTCAATTCTTGGCCTTGATTGCAATGACACAAAAAGACCGTAAGGGACCTGTGCTGCTTGTCGTCCCGATGTCAATTCTTGAAAACTGGCGTAGAGAGGCTGCCAAGTTTACTCCTGAATCAAAACTCTATGTGCATCATGGACAGCAACGCCTGACTGGGGCAACACTACTCAAGCGCATCAATGCAATCGACATCGTTTTAACAACATATGCGATGGCTGTGCGTGAGGAAGATCAGTTATCGAAGATTGGTTGGTCGATTATCGCCCTTGATGAAGCACAGAATATTAAGAATATTTCAACCAAGCAGACAAAGGCGATTCGTCGCATTGCCGAGACTAGCAAGGCCACAAACCGCCTCGCCCTCACAGGAACTCCACTAGAAAATCGCCTCGAAGAACTCTGGTCGATTATGGATTTTCTTAATCCGGGATATTTGGGGACAAAGCGTCAATTTAGTTCGCGCTTTGTTAACCCAATTGAGAAAAGTAAAGACCAGAAATCAACTGAAACACTAGCTCGTTTAATTAAACCCTTTCTGCTGCGTCGCTTAAAGAGTGACCCGCGCGTAATCCAGGATTTACCTGAAAAAATCCTCATCCCAGTTTATACTTCTTTAACAACCGAACAAGCAGCATTGTATCAAAGTATTTTACGCCAAGAACTTAGTGAGCTTCAAGGTAAAGCAGGCATTGAGCGCAAAGGCATCATTTTGCGAACGATCACGCGACTCAAGCAAGTCTGCGATCATCCAGCGCTCTTAACAGGAAGTCAAAAAACACTCCGAGCACGTTCCGGGAAAATGGAGCTACTACTCGAATTACTGGAAACGATTCTCGAGGAAAACGACAGTGCGCTAATCTTTACTCAATATGTCTCAATGGGTAAGCTTTTAAAACAAACCTTGGAGGAAACTTTTAAGATTAAGGTTGCCTTTTTACATGGCGAGCTCTCCAGGACTGAGCGTCAAAAAATTGTTGATAATTTTCAGCAAAGCACTGAACCTCAACTCTTAATTCTTTCATTAAAGGTGGGCGGAATCGGTTTAAATTTAACTAAAGCCAATCAAGTAATACACTTTGACCAATGGTGGAATCCGGCAGTTGAAGATCAAGCTACCGACCGCGCCTTTCGCATTGGACAATCGAAAACTGTTTACGTCCGCAAACTAATTTCCCGGGGCACACTTGAAGAAAGTATTGCCGACAGACTTGAAGAGAAGCGTAAATTAACAGCCTCAATTGTTTCAACGTCATCTGATTTCTTAACTGAGTTAAGTGATGATGAGCTTGTCGACCTCTTACAGCTCTCTGATAGCGTTGAACAATTTGATAGTAAGGAGGTCCTGAGTGATATCTGA
- a CDS encoding pilus assembly protein: protein MLKSLRNRLCGQRGQGMAEYIIIVILVAIIVLVAVRLFGKSITNQFSNATNEIDELKG, encoded by the coding sequence ATGCTTAAATCTCTTCGTAATCGTCTCTGCGGCCAACGTGGCCAAGGTATGGCCGAATACATCATTATCGTCATTCTTGTTGCGATTATCGTGCTTGTAGCAGTGCGATTATTTGGAAAGAGTATTACGAATCAATTCTCGAATGCTACAAACGAAATCGACGAATTGAAAGGATAG
- a CDS encoding tyrosine-type recombinase/integrase: MGSNDSSNSSSIFTAGDVPSLRSSTQGQIHVERLMSVIENYLRYYAQGDSHTAKAKRYDLQHFLLFVAGSRNKVETVTIADWTYERTQAFVDDRIRIGESPATVSRRLATIKHFGRTLAERVPGYINPAREVKGPQQRATRPKGLEPEELAALSSVSEPTTLDDFTNLRNCLLLQLLLETGLRADEVRLLTRQQVSDDLCWLKNVRTKGRKFRNVYINTKLRNLLETYLKLRQQQVVKHLPDVDQNYLTRAPLIVSFRAAHPADASSLGLAPKTVWRIIRAFGNKAQQQINDNLGSLHPHRLRHTFALGLLNSSKDVRLVAQALGHSDVRTTMRYTERTEEEIAKAIESSLGEKK; this comes from the coding sequence ATGGGCTCAAACGATAGTAGTAATTCTAGTTCAATTTTTACAGCGGGTGACGTGCCTAGCCTGAGGTCATCCACTCAGGGGCAAATCCACGTTGAACGCTTGATGTCTGTGATCGAAAACTATCTTCGCTATTACGCTCAAGGCGACTCACATACTGCCAAGGCAAAGCGTTACGATCTACAGCATTTTCTTTTATTTGTAGCTGGCAGTCGGAATAAAGTTGAGACTGTCACCATTGCTGACTGGACCTACGAAAGAACACAAGCTTTTGTTGATGATCGGATTCGCATTGGCGAGTCTCCGGCAACTGTTTCTCGACGCTTAGCAACAATTAAGCATTTCGGCAGGACACTGGCTGAGCGCGTTCCAGGTTATATTAACCCAGCCCGCGAGGTAAAAGGACCGCAACAACGCGCTACACGTCCTAAAGGCTTAGAACCGGAAGAATTAGCTGCTTTATCGAGTGTCAGTGAGCCTACTACACTAGACGACTTTACTAATCTGCGTAATTGCCTTTTATTGCAACTCTTACTTGAAACTGGGCTACGCGCAGATGAAGTACGACTGCTTACACGGCAACAAGTCAGTGATGATTTATGTTGGTTAAAAAATGTTCGCACAAAGGGGCGTAAATTCCGTAACGTCTACATCAATACAAAATTACGTAATCTACTCGAAACATATCTCAAGCTACGCCAGCAGCAAGTTGTTAAACATCTACCCGATGTTGATCAAAACTATCTCACACGCGCACCATTAATTGTTAGCTTTCGGGCAGCTCACCCTGCCGATGCAAGTTCCCTTGGACTTGCACCCAAGACAGTCTGGCGAATTATTCGTGCATTTGGCAACAAAGCCCAGCAGCAAATCAATGACAATCTCGGGAGCTTGCATCCACACCGCTTAAGACATACCTTTGCCTTGGGACTATTAAATAGTTCAAAGGACGTGCGTTTAGTCGCGCAAGCCTTAGGTCATAGTGATGTACGCACTACAATGCGCTACACCGAACGGACAGAAGAGGAAATTGCCAAAGCAATTGAGTCTAGTCTTGGCGAAAAAAAGTGA
- a CDS encoding FtsQ-type POTRA domain-containing protein: MNAKFALIRIFGRLSILLQLVLGLNLALADTANQIERLPEEISSESRRRQGASDSSFEQYLDVAGEKLEYAASQAGELISNVADRATDISTNATQVKAIVVNGNHYLSSQEIINLLNLQLPIWTWEFSLADLKSRLEANPWIERVQILRSPGSGTLKVNISEAEPWLVIACREESWLISRTERPLTALSAINDQELLLKTAELTRLEANHYQGSRQDLEHPLISKALRSIAYILNVEGLGVPIETYEIQQDGSILARPHLINTPAIYFNADSHLAAVQLKSNLSKILTDLKTRNERAQSVDLRFDGQAIVKPALQLLAEEKSRTNQN; the protein is encoded by the coding sequence ATGAATGCCAAATTTGCTCTAATTAGAATTTTTGGTCGACTAAGTATACTCTTGCAACTTGTGCTTGGACTAAATCTAGCGTTGGCGGATACTGCTAATCAGATTGAGCGCTTGCCAGAAGAAATTAGCAGTGAGTCTAGACGTAGGCAGGGAGCTTCAGACTCAAGTTTTGAGCAGTACCTTGATGTAGCCGGTGAAAAACTCGAGTACGCTGCCAGCCAGGCTGGGGAGTTAATCTCCAATGTAGCAGACAGGGCAACTGACATTTCTACTAATGCCACGCAGGTTAAAGCGATTGTAGTCAACGGCAATCATTATCTCTCAAGCCAGGAAATTATTAATCTTCTTAATCTGCAACTTCCAATATGGACGTGGGAGTTTAGTTTAGCAGATTTGAAGTCGCGCTTAGAGGCTAATCCCTGGATTGAGCGAGTTCAGATCTTACGCTCACCGGGCTCAGGGACTTTAAAAGTTAATATCTCTGAGGCTGAACCCTGGTTAGTGATCGCCTGTAGAGAAGAATCATGGCTTATTTCTAGAACTGAACGGCCGCTAACGGCACTTTCTGCAATTAATGATCAAGAACTTTTACTCAAAACTGCTGAATTGACTCGCCTTGAGGCAAATCATTACCAAGGAAGTAGACAAGATTTAGAACACCCACTGATCAGTAAAGCATTACGCTCAATCGCTTACATCCTTAATGTCGAGGGACTTGGGGTGCCAATTGAGACTTACGAAATTCAGCAAGATGGCTCAATACTTGCGCGTCCACATTTGATTAACACGCCTGCAATCTATTTTAATGCAGACTCACATCTTGCTGCTGTGCAACTAAAATCTAATCTCTCTAAAATTCTTACTGATCTTAAAACTCGAAATGAACGTGCCCAGTCAGTCGATCTGCGCTTCGATGGACAGGCGATTGTTAAGCCAGCGCTACAGCTCTTAGCGGAAGAGAAAAGCCGCACAAATCAAAACTAA
- a CDS encoding D-alanine--D-alanine ligase — MMNKIKIGLIFGGRSAEHEVSITSAKNILAALDRSKYAVTAIAITRDGRFVTGAEESVLNYALFSARQEMLPNSMLSVYQAGLQALKVENGQTAIQKLEHELLISRTTLPDAVHEQVSQAGLLSKLDVIFPVLHGTFGEDGVIQALIRMIDVACVGCGVAASAVAMDKILTKQCLDAAGIPQVKWTWTNSEILESDYTRIETIIASDFGGYPVFTKPANTGSSIGIIKVKSRTELLPALREAARYDRRILVEQAFKGRELEIAVLGNQRIVTSPCTSEIIPKREFYDYIAKYQDDSTETVCPAPLTEDCFKRIQAYAIQAFRAIDGAGMARIDFFFNENTNEIVLNEINTIPGFTSISQYPSLMLQGGYTYAGLIEELIQLALERQESLKRLEI, encoded by the coding sequence ATCATGAATAAAATCAAAATCGGCCTAATCTTTGGGGGACGCTCAGCGGAGCATGAGGTCTCGATTACTTCAGCAAAAAATATTCTCGCAGCACTGGATCGCAGTAAATATGCAGTAACTGCGATAGCAATCACTCGCGACGGTCGATTTGTGACCGGAGCAGAAGAGAGTGTCCTGAATTATGCGCTTTTTTCAGCGCGACAAGAGATGCTGCCAAATAGCATGCTCAGCGTCTATCAAGCAGGACTTCAGGCCTTAAAGGTCGAAAATGGTCAAACTGCAATTCAGAAGTTGGAGCATGAGCTTTTAATTTCTCGAACTACGCTTCCTGATGCTGTGCACGAGCAAGTTTCGCAAGCTGGGCTGCTCTCTAAGCTCGATGTAATTTTTCCTGTGCTACATGGAACATTTGGTGAAGACGGTGTAATTCAAGCGCTAATTCGTATGATCGATGTTGCTTGCGTTGGCTGCGGAGTAGCTGCATCAGCTGTCGCCATGGATAAGATTTTAACAAAGCAGTGCTTGGATGCGGCAGGTATTCCGCAAGTAAAGTGGACCTGGACGAATAGTGAAATTCTTGAGAGCGATTATACGCGGATTGAAACTATTATCGCCAGCGATTTTGGCGGTTATCCGGTATTTACCAAGCCCGCCAATACCGGTTCAAGTATTGGCATTATCAAAGTTAAGAGCAGAACTGAATTACTTCCAGCACTTAGGGAAGCGGCTCGTTACGATCGGAGGATCTTAGTCGAACAAGCTTTTAAGGGTAGAGAATTAGAAATTGCAGTGCTCGGAAATCAAAGGATTGTGACTTCGCCGTGTACTTCGGAAATCATTCCTAAGCGAGAATTCTATGACTATATTGCTAAGTATCAGGATGATTCCACGGAAACAGTATGCCCTGCGCCATTAACAGAAGACTGCTTCAAGCGCATTCAAGCCTATGCGATTCAAGCATTTCGCGCGATTGATGGGGCAGGCATGGCGCGAATTGATTTTTTCTTCAATGAAAATACTAACGAAATTGTGCTTAATGAGATTAATACAATTCCCGGATTTACTTCGATTAGTCAGTACCCGAGTTTAATGCTTCAGGGCGGCTACACTTATGCGGGTTTAATCGAAGAATTAATTCAGCTTGCGCTTGAACGACAGGAAAGCTTGAAGCGACTCGAAATCTAA
- a CDS encoding aminodeoxychorismate/anthranilate synthase component II has translation MFLVIDNYDSYTFNLVHAFAELGMSESEIKVIKNDELSLAEIIELAPKRLLISPGPCTPKESGVCLEVVRYFIGRIPILGVCLGHQIIGQVCGGRIVRDTHPLHGKTVEIMHNQKSIFRGLPSPLLMTRYNSLLVDPNTLPEELEVLAVSRPTDPSPVQGPSLRPIMALRHKIHQSVIGIQFHPESITSEQGSQLFQAFISL, from the coding sequence ATGTTTTTAGTGATCGATAATTATGATTCTTATACATTCAACCTCGTGCACGCATTCGCTGAGTTAGGGATGAGCGAGTCCGAAATTAAAGTTATTAAGAACGATGAGCTGTCGCTAGCTGAAATTATTGAGCTCGCACCTAAGCGCCTATTGATTTCACCAGGCCCCTGCACGCCGAAGGAAAGTGGTGTTTGCCTAGAAGTTGTAAGATATTTTATTGGACGCATTCCAATTCTTGGAGTCTGCCTGGGACATCAAATTATTGGTCAAGTTTGCGGCGGCAGGATCGTCCGTGACACTCACCCACTCCATGGCAAAACTGTTGAAATTATGCACAATCAAAAAAGTATTTTTAGGGGATTACCGTCACCTCTACTGATGACGAGATACAATTCCTTGCTTGTTGACCCAAACACTCTACCTGAAGAATTAGAAGTTTTAGCTGTTTCCAGGCCTACTGACCCTAGCCCTGTTCAAGGCCCAAGTTTAAGACCAATTATGGCTTTAAGACATAAGATCCACCAGAGCGTGATCGGCATACAATTTCACCCAGAATCGATCACATCCGAACAGGGTTCTCAATTATTCCAGGCATTTATTTCCCTCTAG